A genome region from Pristis pectinata isolate sPriPec2 chromosome 4, sPriPec2.1.pri, whole genome shotgun sequence includes the following:
- the si:ch73-264p11.1 gene encoding SH2 domain-containing protein 1B, giving the protein MSAVASLPYFHGNISKKDCETLFEAYGTNGSYLVRQSETIPDALCLSIFFDKTVYTYRIFKDRRGRFMIQSGNGTKEKFFKRLTDLIDYYEKPGKGLVTHLCYPLQRNKAKKEDEGCSNNVYEEVDDADYVEVLP; this is encoded by the exons ATGTCTGCTGTAGCATCACTTCCGTATTTTCATGGAAACATCAGCAAAAAAGATTGTGAAACTTTGTTTGAAGCATATGGGACAAATGGAAGTTACTTAGTGCGGCAGAGTGAAACAATTCCTGATGCTTTATGCCTCAGTATCTT CTTTGATAAAACTGTATATACATACAGAATTTTCAAAGATCGTCGTGGACGTTTTATGATTCAG AGTGGAAACGGAACTAAAGAAAAGTTCTTCAAACGCCTGACAGATTTAATTGATTACTATGAAAAACCTGGCAAAGGTCTAGTGACACATTTATGTTATCCTCTGCAAAGAAATAAAGCTAAGAAAGAGGACGAAGGATGCTCAAACAATGTTTATGAAG AAGTTGATGATGCAGATTATGTAGAAGTCCTTCCttaa